One Helicobacter pylori NCTC 11637 = CCUG 17874 = ATCC 43504 = JCM 12093 genomic window, TGGCATTTTTTAAATCTGCCCCTAAGAAAATCCTCCTAGCCTTATTAGTGTAGGTTTGTTGAACTTATGCGCATGTAAAAGTAGCGGTCATCTGGGTTTAAAAACAACCACATTGCAGGAAAGACATGAAAGATAACAATAGCTATAATGTTTTAATTGTGGGGAATAAGGGGCGAGAGTATGCTTTGGCTCAAAGGCTTCAGCAAGATGAGCGAGTGAATGCTTTGTATTTTTGTTTGGGTAATGGTGGCACTCAAGATTTAGGCGAAAATCTGGAATGCGAACATTACGAGCATATCGTGGAATTAGCCCTGAAAAAACAGATCCATTTAGCCATCATTTCAGAAGAAGAGCTTTTGATTTTGGGGCTTACAGAAATGCTAGAAAAAGCGGGGATTTTAGTGTTTGGGGCTTCTAAAGAAGCGGCTAAGTTAGAGGCTTCTAAAAGCTATATGAAAGCTTTTGTTAAAGAGTGCGGTATCAAAAGCGCGTCTTACTTTGAAACAAACGATTTAAAAGAAGCTCTCAATTACATTCAAAACGCTTCCTTCCCCTTAGTGATTAAAGCGTTGAATAAAAACACAAGCATTGTCCATCAAGAAGAAGAAGCGATAAAAATCCTTGAAGACGCTTTCAAACAAAGCAATGAGCCTGTGATCATAGAGCCTTTTTTAGAGGGGTTTGAGCTTTCAGTTACAGCGCTCATAGCCAATGATGATTTTATCTTGTTGCCCTTTTGCCAAAACTACAAACGCTTATTAGAGGGGGATAATGGGGTCAATACGGGGGGTATGGGGGCCATCGCTCCTGCAAACTTTTTCTCTAATGAATTGGAAGAGAAAATAAAAAATCATATCTTTAAACCCACTTTAGAGAAACTTCAGGCTGATAACACGCCTTTTAAAGGGGTTTTACTCGCTGAAATTGTAATCATAGAAGAAAAGGGCGTTTTAGAGCCGTATTTATTGGATTTTAGCGTGCGTTTTAAAGATATTGAATGCCAGACGATTTTACCCCTTTTAGAAAGCTCGCTTTTAGATTTGTGTTTGGCCACAGCCAAAGGGGAATTAAATTCTCTTGAATTGGTGTTTTCTAAAGAATTTGTGATGAGTGTGGCGCTTGTTTCTAGGAATTACCCCACTAGCTCTTCGCCCAAACAAACCCTTTATATTGATCCGGTTGATGAAAAAAAGGGCCATTTGATTTTAGGGGAGGTGGAGCAGGATAATGGCGTGTTTGAAAGCAGTGGGGGGAGGGTGATCTTTGCCATTGGCAGAGGAAAATCCTTATTAGAAGCCAGAAACCATGCTTATGAAATCGCTCAAAAGGTGCATTTTGAAGGCATGTTTTATCGCAAGGATATTGGTTTTAAGGTGTTAGATTTGAAAGAATATTCTTGAAGTTTAAGACAAACCAAAGAGTTTGTCTTGTTTGTTTTTGAATGCGCTCTCCAAATTTAGAAAAAGAAGAAACTGAAATCATAGAAACACTCCTTATGCGTGAAAAAATGCGTTTATGCCCCTTGTATTGGCGCATCTTAGCGTTTTTAACCGATGGTTTGTTGGTAGCGTTTTTATTGAGCGATCTTTTAGACGCATGCGATTTCTTGCATTCTTTATACTGGCTGGCTAACCCCATTTATCACAGCGCGTTTGTTGCGATGGGTTTTATCATCTTGTATGGCGTTTATGAAATCTTTTTTGTGTGTTTGTGCAAGATGAGTTTGGCTAAATTGGTTTTTAGGATTAAAATTATTGATATTTATTTAGCGGATTGCCCCAGTAGGGCTATTTTATTGAAGCGTTTAGGGTTAAAGATCGTGGTTTTTCTATGCCCCTTTTTATGGTTTGTGGTGTTTAAAAACCCCTATCATAGGGCGTGGCATGAAGAAAAAAGCAAAAGTCTTTTGGTGTTGTTTTAATCATGATTTATTGGTTGTATTTGGCGGTCTTTTTTTTGTTGAGTGCATTAGACGCTAAAGAAATCGCTATGCAACGATTTGACAAACAAAACCATAAGATTTTTGAAATCCTTGCGGATAAAGTGAGCGCTAAAGACAATGTGATAACCGCATCAGGGAATGCGATCTTATTGAATTATGATGTGTATATTTTAGCGGACAAGGTGCGTTATGATACCAAGACTAAAGAAGCGTTATTAGAGGGGAATATCAAGGTTTATAGGGGCGAGGGTTTACTCGTTAAAACCGATTACGTGAAATTGAGTTTGAATGAAAAATATGAAATCATTTTCCCCTTTTATGTCCAAGACAGCGTGAGCGGGATTTGGGTGAGCGCGGATATTGCTAGCGGGAAGGATCAAAAATATAAGATTAAAAACATGAGCGCTTCAGGGTGCAGCATTGATAACCCCATTTGGCATGTCAATGCGACTTCAGGCTCATTCAACATGCAAAAATCGCATTTGTCTATGTGGAATCCTAAGATCTATGTCGGTGATATTCCTGTATTGTATTTGCCCTATATTTTCATGTCCACGAGCAACAAACGCACTACCGGGTTTTTATACCCTGAGTTTGGCACTTCCAATTTAGACGGCTTTATTTATTTGCAACCCTTTTATTTAGCCCCCAAAAACTCATGGGATATGACCTTTACCCCACAAATCCGCTATAAAAGGGGTTTTGGCTTGAATTTTGAAGCGCGCTACATCAACTCTAAAAACGACAGATTTTTATTCAACGCACGCTATTTTAGGAATTACACTCAATACGTCAAACGCTATGATTTGAGGAATCAAAATATCTACGGGTTTGAATTTTTAAGCTCTAGCAGGGACACTTTACAAAAATATTTTCATCTTAAGTCTAATATTGACAACGGGCATTACATTGACTTTTTATACATGAACGATTTGGACTATGTGCGTTTTGAAAAGGTCAATAAGCGTATCACAGACGCCACGCACATGTCTAGGGCGAATTACTACTTGCAAACAGAAAATCATTATTACGGCTTGAATATCAAGTATTTTTTAAACCTGAATAAAATCAACAATAACCGCACTTTCCAATCTGTCCCTAATTTGCAATACCATAAATATTTAAATTCTTTGTATTTTAAAAATTTGTTGTATTCGGTGGATTATCAGTTTAGAAACACCGCAAGAGAGATCGGCTATGGCTATGTGCAAAACGCTTTGAATGTGCCGGTGGGCTTGCAATTTTCTTTGTTTAAAAAGTATTTGTCTATAGGGCTTTGGAACGATCTCCAACTATCTAATGTGGCTTTAATGCAATCTAAAAATTCCTTCGTGCCTACGATCCCTAATGAATCAAGGGAATTTGGGAATTTTGTGTCTTCAAATTTTTCCATGTATGTCAATACGGATTTAGCCAGAGAATACAACAAGCTTTTCCACACGATCCAATTGGAAGCGATTTTCAACATCCCTTATTACACCTTTAAAAACGGCTTGTTTTCTCAAAACATGTATGCTTTAAGCGCGCAAGCCTTAAACAGCTACACTTCGCCTTTATTGAGAGATTATGATTATCAAGGGCGTTTGTATGACTCGGTGTGGAATCCTAGCAGCATTTTACCTAGCGATGCGAGCAATAAGACGGTGGATTTAACCCTAACGCAATACCTTTATGGCTTAGGGGGACAAGAATTGTTGTATTTTAAAATATCGCAACTCATCAATCTTGACGATAAAGTTTCGCCCTTTAGAATGCCACTAGAGAGCAAGATCGGGTTTTCGCCCTTAACAGGATTGAATATCTTTGGGAATGTCTTTTATTCGTTTTATCAAAACCGCTTAGAAGAAATCTCTGTGAACGCCAATTACCAACGCAAATTTTTAAGCTTTAACCTCTCTTATTTTTTAAGGAACAATTTTAGCAGTGGGATTAATAGCATTGTAGAAAATCCTGCGGATTATTTAAAGGCGGGTTTTAGCAACGACTTTGGCTATTTTTCCATGAGCACGGATGTGGGTTATGATATTAGAAACAATGTGGTTTTAAATTGGAATGTGGGGATTTATAAAAAAATCCGTTGTTTTGGGATTGGCTTTCAATTCGTCAACCAACGACGCCCTATCCTTACTGGCGATCCCAACCAGCCTATAAGAGTGTTTGAAAATAACTATGTTAAGCTAGAATTAGACTTTTCACCGATCACTAAAACCAATGTAACTTACCGCTCTTTACAGCGTAAGTGAGAAAAGGAATAGATTTGAATACGGATTTTAGCCATATCACCGATATAGAGGGCATGCGTTTTATCAATGAAGAAGACGCTTTAAACAAATTGATTAATGAAATCCACACGCGCCATATTGATTTAAAAGATTCCATCATGCTCGCTTTGAGTTTTAACGCTCTGTATTTAGCTCACGCTTTAGCGCAAAAATTTGGAGCGACTTATGATATACTTTTTTTAGAACCTATCCTAGCCCCTTTAAACTCAAAATGCGAAATCGCTTTAGTGAGTGAAAGCATGGATATAGTGATGAATGAAAGTTTGATCAATTCCTTTGACATCACTTTAGACTATGTTTATGGGGAAGCCAAGCGAGCTTATGAAGAAGACATTTTGTCTCACATCTATCAGTATCGCAAAGGCAATGCGATCAAAAGCTTGAAAGATAAAAATATTTTTATCGTAGATAGGGGGATTGAAACCGGGTTTAGAGCAGGGTTAGGCGTGCAAACTTGCTTGAAAAAAGAATGCCAAGACATTTATATTTTAACCCCCATTCTCGCGCAAAATGTCGCTCAAGGCTTAGAAAGTTTGTGCGATGGGGTGATTAGCGTGTACCGCCCTGAATGTTTTGTCTCTGTGGAGCATCATTATAAAGAACTCAAGCGATTAAGCAATGAAGAAATTGAAAAATACTTGGGCGCTAACAACGCGCCTAATTTAAAAAAGGAACATTAAATATGGATTTTATCACCATCAATTCTAGTAACAAAACCGAAGAGTTCGCTCTCAAACAAGTGGCCAAACAAGCCACCAGCTCTCTAATGTATCGCTTAGGAAAAACCATCATTTTAGCGAGCGTGTGTATAGAAAGAGAGCCTGTGAGTGAAGATTTTCTGCCTTTAGTGGTGCAGTTTTTAGAAAAATCTTATGCAGCCGGTAAAATCCCAGGCGGTTTTGTTAAAAGAGAAGGCAGGGCGCAAGATTTTGAAATCTTAACCTCTAGGCTCATAGACAGGACTTTACGCCCTTTATTCCCTAAAGACTACCGCTACCCTACACAGATCACTTTAATGGTTTTAAGCCATGATATTGAAAATGACTTGCAGGTTTCTGCTTTAAACGTCGCTTCAGCCGCTCTCTTTTTGGCCCATATCGCTCCCATTAAAAGCGTGAGCGCTTGCAGGATCGCTAGGATTGATAACAAATTTATCATTAACCCTAACACAAGCCTTTTGAATCAATCCAGTTTGGATTTGTTCGTGTCTGGAACGAAAGAGAGTTTGAACATGATAGAAATGCGCTCTTTGGGGCAAAAATTGAACGCTTTAGAAGAGCCTTTAATGCTAAAAGCTTTAGAATTGGCTCAAAAAAGTTTGAAAGAAACTTGCACGCTTTATGAAGAGGTTTTCACGCCCCACCAAAACGAGCTGCTTTTTAAAGAGAGCCAAGGAATAATTTTTAATGAAAGGCTGTTAGATTTATTGAAAAATCAGTATTTTGATGAAATCATCAAAGGCATTGAAAGTTCTGCTTTGAGCGAGCGAGAAAATGTTTTCAATGAAATTGCCAGAAAAATCAGTGAAGCCCATTCAGAATTCAGTTTAGAAGAAATTGAATTGTCTTTAGAAAAAGTGAAAAAAACTGAGATAAGGCGCATGATCATTCAAGATAAAATCCGTCCGGATAAGCGCGCGTTAGAAGAAGTGCGGCCCATTTTGATAGAGAGCGATTTGCTCCCTATGGCGCATAGCTCCATTTTATTCACTAGGGGGCAAACGCAAAGCTTAGTGGTAGGGGTTTTAGGCACGGATAATGACGCTCAAACCCATGAGAGTTTGGAGCATAAAACCCCTATCAAAGAGCGCTTCATGTTTCATTACAATTTCCCTCCTTTTTGCGTGGGCGAAGCGAGTTCTATTGGTGCGGCTTCAAGGCGCGAATTAGGGCATGGGAATTTGGCTAAAAGAGCCTTAGAAACGAGCATTAAAAATAAAGAGCAGGTGATACGATTGGTTTCTGAGATTTTAGAAAGCAATGGTTCAAGCTCAATGGCGAGCGTGTGCGCAGGCTCTTTAGCCCTTTATGCAAGCGGTGTGGAAATTTATGATCTAGTCGCTGGGGTGGCTATGGGCATGGTGAGCGAAGGGCAAGATCACGCTATTTTAAGCGATATTAGCGGCTTAGAAGACGCAGAAGGCGATATGGATTTTAAGATTGCTGGGAATTTAGAAGGCATTACGGCCATGCAAATGGATACCAAAATGAGCGGTATCAAGCTAGAAATTTTATACCAAGCCTTACTCCAAGCCAAAAAAGCACGAGAGCACATTTTAAAAATCATGCATGAAGCGAAAGAAAAGATTGTGATCAATTTTTCTAACTTGCCTGCAACGGAGATTTTTAATGTCGCGCCCGATAAAATTGTGGAAATTATCGGTCAAGGGGGGCGTGTGATCAGAGAGATAGTAGAAAAGTTTGAAGTTAAAATTGATTTGAATAAACCGAGCGGTGAAGTGAAAATCATGGGGAATAAAGAACGGGTTTTGAAAACTAAGGAGTTTATTTTAAACTATTTGCAGTCTTTAGATCAAGAATTGGAGCAATACGCTATTGATGAGGTGTTAGAAGCTCAAGTGAAGAGAATCGTGGATTTTGGGGCGTTTTTAAGCTTGCCTAAGGGGGGCGAAGGCTTGTTAAGAAAGCAAAACATGGACAGGTGTCAAGTGGTTTTAAAAGAAGGCGATAGCATCAGGTGTAGGGTGATTAGTTTCAATAAGGGTAAAATCGCTTTGGATTTGGCTTAAAATTTTAAAAAGCGTTTTTTAAAAGCGTTTTTTAAGCTAGTTTGTATTAAAATAAATTCTTGCTTGTATTTTTGAAAGTAGAGGAACGATTCGAAATGAAAATCAAGCCTAATTTTTGAAACGGAGTGCGAAAATGAAATTTTTAGCGTTATTTTTTCTGGCTTTAGCGGGCGTTGCTTTCGCTCATGATGGCGGAATGGGTGGGATGGATATGATTAAATCTTATTCTATCTTAGGAGCGATGATCGGTCTAGGGATTGCCGCTTTTGGTGGGGCGATCGGCATGGGGAATGCGGCCGCAGCGACCATTACGGGCACAGCGAGAAACCCAGGAGTGGGCGGTAAATTGCTCACTACCATGTTTGTGGCCATGGCGATGATTGAAGCGCAAGTGATTTATACTCTAGTGTTTGCTATTATCGCTATTTATAGTAACCCATTCTTAAGTTAAGGGTTTTGATGGGCTAAATCATTGCTTAAAAAGCGTGATTTAGCTATAATATTTGTTTATTTTAAATTTTTAGCACTGGTGGTGGAATTGGTAGACACGCCATCTTGAGGGGGTGGTGGGAGCAATCTCGTGCGAGTTCGAGTCTCGCCCAGTGCACCATTAAGTTTCTTTAAGGAATAAGTGGGTATAATCTCACTCTTTGTTCTATAACGCCGAAGTGGTGGAATTGGTAGACACGCTAGACTCAAAATCTGGTGGGAGCAATCCCGTGTCGGTTCGAGTCCGACCTTCGGCACCACTACTAGTAATTTTTTTCAATCTGCTTTTTATCTTTTTCGTTTAAAATTTTTTCGTTTAAAATAGTTTTATTCCAAATAAATGCCAAATCAATGATGGATTAGTGGGTTTTTAAGTCTTTTTTAAAGGGTTGTTTAATCCATTATAAAAGGGGTGTGAGTTTAGGTATAATGACAAGAAAAATTTGCATCAAATTTTATTAGAATGGATGAGAAAAAATCTGCTTAAGTCATGTTGATTCAAATATATTCCAACCGGAGACTCTGTCATGCTAGATCTGTCTTATAGCTTGGAGCGTGTCTTACAAGAAGACCCGGCAGCTAGGAATAAGTGGGAGGTGCTCTTGCTTTATCCGGGCATTCATGCACTGCTTTGTTACCGCCTAGCGCATGCGTTGCACAAGCGGAGGTTTTACTTCATTGCGCGCGCGCTTTCTCAGTTAGCGCGCTTTATCACTGGGATAGAAATCCACCCGGGCGCTAAGATTGGGAGAGGGCTTTTTATTGATCATGGCATGGGTGTGGTGATTGGCGAGACCACAGAGATTGGAGATGATGTTACCATTTATCATGGCGTAACTCTAGGAGGTACGGGCAAGTTTAAGGGCAAGCGCCACCCTACTTTAGGCAACCGAGTGGTAGTGGGGGCAGGGGCTAAGGTCTTGGGTGCGATTTGCGTGGGCGATGATGTGAAGATTGGGGCTAATGCGGTGGTGCTTTCAGATTTACCCACGGGTTCTACGGCTGTAGGTGCTAAAGCCAAAACCATCACAAAGGATCGTTAATTTTAAATAAGCGGTTGGAGTTTGCGCCATGCGGGTTATTTTGAGGTAAATTGATTAATGAGACTGATTTTACGAGAGTTAAGCGAGTTTGTTTTTAAGTTATTCTTTAGGGATTTTGTGATCAAATACTCAAATACTCAAATACTCAAATACTCAAATACTCAAATACTCAAATACTCAAATACTCAAATACTCAAATACTCAAATACTCAAATACTCAAATACTCAAATACTCAAATAAGGTTTATCTGTTAGTTAGGCTATAGACTAGACTGGTAGTTTGATGTTGGGTATATCACAATTTATATTTTAGGAGGTTTATAATGGCGATTGTAGTTAAAGTCGTTAATGGCAAAATACAGGAATTTGAGAATGGTATCCATAAGAGAACTTATGGTAGTAATATTGTAGCTGCAGATACTGATGGGCATATTGTTGCTGCTGTTACTGCAAAGGGTAAGGTAGAAGAATTTGAGAATGGTATCCATAAGAGAACTTATGGTAGTAACGCTATTAATGTGCAAGTTTCAGGTGGTGTAGTGGCTGTAACCACATCAAAGGGTAAAGTGGAAGAATATAAGAATGGTATTCATAAAAGGACCTACTAGAAAATAGGGCAATAGCGGCAAAAGCTTTGGCGCATTCAGCTAGTGGGGGTGTCGCTGTTTTTCTAGCGGTGTTTTAATGAGCAGTTGCGATAGAAAAAGTCTTTGTTTATAATAGGGGGTTGTCTCGTTGTTTTAATGAAGCGATTGTAGAGCGTGCGGTATTAAAAAAACGATCATCGTTTCACATAGGATTGATTAGTTGGTTTTAAGATTATTTTAATCGTGGGGGTTAGGACTTATTCATAATCAAGTTATGTTACAATACATAAAATTTAACTTTAATATAGCTATACCATTTAAAGAAGCATATACAAACACAGATCAATGAACTACATCGGCTCTAAATACAAGCTCATTCCCTTTATTAAGGAAAATATCCATGCGGTTGCGGGCAATGATCTCTCTGGTGCGATTTTTTGTGATTTATTCGCTGGGACGGGCATTGTGGGGCGTGCGTTTAAAAAAGCCGTTAATAAGGTTATTTCTAATGATTTGGAATATTATAGCTTTGTTTTGAATCAAAATTATATCGGCAACATTCAAGAAATCCCTAACCAAGAAGAGCTTATTGATAGGCTCAATAGCGTTGCTTTAAAAAAGGGCTTTATCTATTCGTATTATTCTTTAGGGGGGAGTTCAAGGCAGTATTTTAGCGAAACAAACGCTCAAAAAATTGATGCGGTGCGTCTAAAAATTGAAGAGCTTAAGCTTTCTCAAAACATTGATAATTGCGCGTATTATTTTTTGCTCGCATCGCTATTAGAAAGTGCGGACAAGGTGGCTAACACCGCTTCAGTGTATGGGGCTTTTTTAAAACGCCTTAAAAAAAGCGCTCAAAAAGAACTCATCTTAAAAGGCGCTCATTTTGATTTGAGTTTAAACGCTAATGAAGTGTATCAGCAAGACGCTAGCGAGTTGATCGGAAAGATTTCAGGGGATATTTTGTATTTAGACCCTCCTTACAATGCGAGGCAATACGGGGCGAATTACCATTTATTAAACACGATTGCTATTTATACGCCCTTTGCTCCAAAAGGCAAAACCGGCTTGTCCAGTTACCAGAAATCATCGTTTTGCTCTCGTTCTCAAATCTTAAACGCTTTTGAAAACTTGATCAAAAAAGCGCGATTCAAATACATCTTTTTAAGCTATAACAATGAAGGGCTTATGAGCGAGACAGAGATTAAAAATATCTTAAAAAAATACGGCGCTTACTCCTTAATGACCAAAACCTACATGCGTTTTAAAGCCGATAACAAACGCACCCACAAAGCCGCACACACCAAAGAGTGTTTGCATATTCTTATCAAATAAGAATCAAAATAGCCTAACCTTTAAATGGCAAAAATAATCGCTTAAATACCGCTTGAATAAGGTAAAATGAATCCAAAATAAGCCTATAAAAAAGGGGAAATCATGGCGCTTGAAGTGGTTTTATGGGATTTTGATGGCGTGATTTTTGACAGCATGCATTTAAAATATGAAGGGTTTAAGGCGTTGTTTCAAAAGCATGGCAACAAGAATCAAGAGAGTTTGAAGCAATTTGAAGTTTATCATTATCAAAGCGGAGGGATTTCAAGGAATGAAAAAATCCAATATTTTTATAATGAGATTTTAAAA contains:
- a CDS encoding DNA adenine methylase, with protein sequence MNYIGSKYKLIPFIKENIHAVAGNDLSGAIFCDLFAGTGIVGRAFKKAVNKVISNDLEYYSFVLNQNYIGNIQEIPNQEELIDRLNSVALKKGFIYSYYSLGGSSRQYFSETNAQKIDAVRLKIEELKLSQNIDNCAYYFLLASLLESADKVANTASVYGAFLKRLKKSAQKELILKGAHFDLSLNANEVYQQDASELIGKISGDILYLDPPYNARQYGANYHLLNTIAIYTPFAPKGKTGLSSYQKSSFCSRSQILNAFENLIKKARFKYIFLSYNNEGLMSETEIKNILKKYGAYSLMTKTYMRFKADNKRTHKAAHTKECLHILIK
- a CDS encoding F0F1 ATP synthase subunit C — protein: MKFLALFFLALAGVAFAHDGGMGGMDMIKSYSILGAMIGLGIAAFGGAIGMGNAAAATITGTARNPGVGGKLLTTMFVAMAMIEAQVIYTLVFAIIAIYSNPFLS
- the purD gene encoding phosphoribosylamine--glycine ligase, which gives rise to MKDNNSYNVLIVGNKGREYALAQRLQQDERVNALYFCLGNGGTQDLGENLECEHYEHIVELALKKQIHLAIISEEELLILGLTEMLEKAGILVFGASKEAAKLEASKSYMKAFVKECGIKSASYFETNDLKEALNYIQNASFPLVIKALNKNTSIVHQEEEAIKILEDAFKQSNEPVIIEPFLEGFELSVTALIANDDFILLPFCQNYKRLLEGDNGVNTGGMGAIAPANFFSNELEEKIKNHIFKPTLEKLQADNTPFKGVLLAEIVIIEEKGVLEPYLLDFSVRFKDIECQTILPLLESSLLDLCLATAKGELNSLELVFSKEFVMSVALVSRNYPTSSSPKQTLYIDPVDEKKGHLILGEVEQDNGVFESSGGRVIFAIGRGKSLLEARNHAYEIAQKVHFEGMFYRKDIGFKVLDLKEYS
- a CDS encoding IceA2 protein, producing MAIVVKVVNGKIQEFENGIHKRTYGSNIVAADTDGHIVAAVTAKGKVEEFENGIHKRTYGSNAINVQVSGGVVAVTTSKGKVEEYKNGIHKRTY
- a CDS encoding phosphoribosyltransferase; protein product: MNTDFSHITDIEGMRFINEEDALNKLINEIHTRHIDLKDSIMLALSFNALYLAHALAQKFGATYDILFLEPILAPLNSKCEIALVSESMDIVMNESLINSFDITLDYVYGEAKRAYEEDILSHIYQYRKGNAIKSLKDKNIFIVDRGIETGFRAGLGVQTCLKKECQDIYILTPILAQNVAQGLESLCDGVISVYRPECFVSVEHHYKELKRLSNEEIEKYLGANNAPNLKKEH
- the cysE gene encoding serine O-acetyltransferase; protein product: MLDLSYSLERVLQEDPAARNKWEVLLLYPGIHALLCYRLAHALHKRRFYFIARALSQLARFITGIEIHPGAKIGRGLFIDHGMGVVIGETTEIGDDVTIYHGVTLGGTGKFKGKRHPTLGNRVVVGAGAKVLGAICVGDDVKIGANAVVLSDLPTGSTAVGAKAKTITKDR
- a CDS encoding RDD family protein, with translation MRSPNLEKEETEIIETLLMREKMRLCPLYWRILAFLTDGLLVAFLLSDLLDACDFLHSLYWLANPIYHSAFVAMGFIILYGVYEIFFVCLCKMSLAKLVFRIKIIDIYLADCPSRAILLKRLGLKIVVFLCPFLWFVVFKNPYHRAWHEEKSKSLLVLF
- a CDS encoding polyribonucleotide nucleotidyltransferase codes for the protein MDFITINSSNKTEEFALKQVAKQATSSLMYRLGKTIILASVCIEREPVSEDFLPLVVQFLEKSYAAGKIPGGFVKREGRAQDFEILTSRLIDRTLRPLFPKDYRYPTQITLMVLSHDIENDLQVSALNVASAALFLAHIAPIKSVSACRIARIDNKFIINPNTSLLNQSSLDLFVSGTKESLNMIEMRSLGQKLNALEEPLMLKALELAQKSLKETCTLYEEVFTPHQNELLFKESQGIIFNERLLDLLKNQYFDEIIKGIESSALSERENVFNEIARKISEAHSEFSLEEIELSLEKVKKTEIRRMIIQDKIRPDKRALEEVRPILIESDLLPMAHSSILFTRGQTQSLVVGVLGTDNDAQTHESLEHKTPIKERFMFHYNFPPFCVGEASSIGAASRRELGHGNLAKRALETSIKNKEQVIRLVSEILESNGSSSMASVCAGSLALYASGVEIYDLVAGVAMGMVSEGQDHAILSDISGLEDAEGDMDFKIAGNLEGITAMQMDTKMSGIKLEILYQALLQAKKAREHILKIMHEAKEKIVINFSNLPATEIFNVAPDKIVEIIGQGGRVIREIVEKFEVKIDLNKPSGEVKIMGNKERVLKTKEFILNYLQSLDQELEQYAIDEVLEAQVKRIVDFGAFLSLPKGGEGLLRKQNMDRCQVVLKEGDSIRCRVISFNKGKIALDLA
- a CDS encoding LPS-assembly protein LptD, which translates into the protein MIYWLYLAVFFLLSALDAKEIAMQRFDKQNHKIFEILADKVSAKDNVITASGNAILLNYDVYILADKVRYDTKTKEALLEGNIKVYRGEGLLVKTDYVKLSLNEKYEIIFPFYVQDSVSGIWVSADIASGKDQKYKIKNMSASGCSIDNPIWHVNATSGSFNMQKSHLSMWNPKIYVGDIPVLYLPYIFMSTSNKRTTGFLYPEFGTSNLDGFIYLQPFYLAPKNSWDMTFTPQIRYKRGFGLNFEARYINSKNDRFLFNARYFRNYTQYVKRYDLRNQNIYGFEFLSSSRDTLQKYFHLKSNIDNGHYIDFLYMNDLDYVRFEKVNKRITDATHMSRANYYLQTENHYYGLNIKYFLNLNKINNNRTFQSVPNLQYHKYLNSLYFKNLLYSVDYQFRNTAREIGYGYVQNALNVPVGLQFSLFKKYLSIGLWNDLQLSNVALMQSKNSFVPTIPNESREFGNFVSSNFSMYVNTDLAREYNKLFHTIQLEAIFNIPYYTFKNGLFSQNMYALSAQALNSYTSPLLRDYDYQGRLYDSVWNPSSILPSDASNKTVDLTLTQYLYGLGGQELLYFKISQLINLDDKVSPFRMPLESKIGFSPLTGLNIFGNVFYSFYQNRLEEISVNANYQRKFLSFNLSYFLRNNFSSGINSIVENPADYLKAGFSNDFGYFSMSTDVGYDIRNNVVLNWNVGIYKKIRCFGIGFQFVNQRRPILTGDPNQPIRVFENNYVKLELDFSPITKTNVTYRSLQRK